The proteins below come from a single Paludibacter jiangxiensis genomic window:
- a CDS encoding alpha-L-fucosidase, protein MRKIIEALILATVLIFSINAQGLKVKNKSSLPDKLPSFPNVPAPLGIDTVSMGDSRTFPEIKLANLPLTPGPFEPTWESIEKNYPGEPNWLREAKFGIWVHFGPQSAGESGDWYARNLYKSGHVAYNNHIKRYGHPSEVGYKDVLNSWNPTKLNPAALTKIYEEAGARFLMIQGVHHDNFDLWDSKYQPWNSVNIGPKRDLIGEWAKACRANGMRFGVTFHHEYTWWWWQTAFGSDKDGDKKGVPYDGNLTLADGKGKWWEGYDPRLLYGINLREYKGVSKAAASGWSPPPAGIFANHIDYAKWYTTQWALRMMDVVEHYDPDFIYTDGTSTQPFSGNGTGTGIKADAMQRVIADFYNRALQRRGQVNTFSIVKFRHNTNGTVNTEEFGIPADINAKEPWIAEAPVGDWFYAPGFTYNSGMMIRYIIEAIARDGNAALCISILPDGSLDEGSREMLKEVGVWMKRNGEAVYGSHAWKIPGEGEIVNGKLKMLPGGALQRKHAEFKFDAQDIRFTVGKNGSLYAFCMNVPTAGSSVKIKSLATETNNFRKPVKSVQLLGYKGKLNWKQEADGLTITCPEEMPYATSVVFKID, encoded by the coding sequence ATGAGAAAAATTATTGAAGCTCTGATCTTAGCTACTGTGCTAATTTTTAGCATTAATGCACAAGGATTGAAGGTGAAAAACAAATCTTCACTTCCTGATAAATTACCGTCATTCCCTAATGTTCCGGCACCATTAGGAATTGACACAGTATCAATGGGAGATTCTCGAACTTTTCCCGAAATCAAACTCGCGAATTTACCCCTTACACCCGGTCCTTTTGAACCCACATGGGAATCGATTGAAAAAAACTATCCGGGCGAACCAAACTGGCTTCGTGAAGCCAAATTTGGTATCTGGGTTCACTTTGGACCTCAATCGGCGGGTGAGAGCGGCGACTGGTATGCCCGCAATCTATATAAATCAGGTCATGTGGCTTACAACAACCATATAAAAAGATACGGACATCCATCAGAGGTTGGTTACAAGGACGTCTTAAACAGTTGGAATCCTACAAAATTGAATCCCGCCGCGCTTACAAAAATATATGAAGAAGCCGGTGCGCGCTTTTTAATGATTCAAGGGGTTCATCACGACAATTTTGATTTGTGGGATTCTAAATATCAACCCTGGAATTCTGTAAATATCGGCCCCAAGCGCGATCTTATAGGCGAGTGGGCTAAAGCATGCCGCGCCAATGGAATGCGGTTTGGCGTAACTTTCCATCACGAATATACCTGGTGGTGGTGGCAAACCGCTTTTGGCAGCGACAAAGATGGTGACAAAAAAGGAGTTCCTTATGATGGGAATCTGACTCTTGCCGACGGGAAAGGTAAATGGTGGGAGGGCTATGATCCCCGCCTGCTTTATGGAATTAACCTGCGCGAATACAAAGGTGTAAGCAAAGCTGCGGCGTCGGGCTGGTCGCCACCACCAGCTGGTATTTTTGCCAACCATATTGATTATGCTAAATGGTACACTACGCAATGGGCATTGCGGATGATGGATGTGGTAGAGCATTACGATCCCGATTTTATATATACTGATGGAACTTCCACCCAACCATTTAGCGGAAACGGTACCGGAACCGGGATTAAAGCCGATGCAATGCAACGTGTTATTGCCGATTTTTATAACCGTGCACTTCAACGACGCGGACAGGTAAATACCTTTAGCATTGTGAAGTTTCGTCATAATACCAACGGTACTGTAAACACCGAAGAGTTTGGCATTCCGGCAGACATTAATGCAAAGGAGCCCTGGATCGCTGAGGCTCCGGTGGGTGATTGGTTCTACGCTCCGGGATTTACATACAATTCAGGAATGATGATTCGTTACATTATCGAAGCTATTGCACGCGATGGAAATGCTGCTTTGTGTATTTCTATACTTCCGGATGGTTCGCTCGATGAAGGCAGCCGGGAAATGCTGAAAGAAGTGGGTGTCTGGATGAAGCGCAACGGAGAAGCCGTTTATGGAAGCCATGCATGGAAAATTCCCGGCGAAGGCGAAATCGTCAATGGCAAATTGAAAATGCTCCCCGGTGGCGCCTTACAGCGCAAACATGCCGAATTCAAATTTGATGCGCAGGATATACGTTTCACTGTGGGTAAAAACGGATCGCTTTACGCGTTCTGTATGAATGTACCCACAGCAGGATCCTCGGTCAAAATCAAGTCACTTGCTACAGAGACCAATAATTTTAGAAAACCTGTCAAATCAGTGCAATTACTTGGATACAAAGGCAAATTGAACTGGAAACAGGAAGCCGATGGCTTAACAATTACCTGCCCGGAAGAAATGCCTTATGCCACTTCGGTGGTATTTAAGATTGATTAG
- a CDS encoding type I restriction-modification system subunit M yields MSNVSGIIKSIQDIMRKDVGVDGDAQRISQLVWMLFLKIFDDHEEELELTEDSYKSPLPAHLRWRNWAKDPEGITGDELLDFVNLQLFPSLKDKLNLQNKRAQVIHSMFEDAYNYMKSGTLLRQVINKICEIDFNTKNDRHTFGTIYEQILKDLQSAGNAGEFYTPRAVTTFIVDRVDPKLEEIVFDPACGTGGFLSNVIEYKREHYVQSTEEEEVLQNSIRGVEKKALPHMLCTTNMILHGIETPVHIRHDNTLSRPLVDYTPKDRVHVIVTNPPFGGMEEDGIENNFPSSYRTRETADLFMTLIIHLLKENGRAAVVLPDGFLFGEGIKTRIKEKLMDECNLHTIVRLPNGVFNPYTGIRTNILFFTKGTKTEQVWYYEHPYPDGVKSYNKSKPMRFEEFATEIAWWGSEADGFAARVENEQAWKVSIEDIKASNYNLDIKNPHVSEQINHDPEKLLLKYQVQQTRISDLRDKLKAIISVALNEAN; encoded by the coding sequence ATGAGCAATGTATCAGGCATTATAAAATCCATTCAGGATATAATGCGCAAAGATGTGGGAGTTGATGGCGATGCACAGCGCATCAGCCAATTGGTTTGGATGTTGTTTTTAAAGATATTCGACGACCACGAAGAAGAGCTGGAACTGACAGAAGATAGTTATAAATCGCCATTACCCGCACATCTGCGCTGGCGGAACTGGGCTAAAGATCCGGAGGGTATAACCGGAGATGAATTGCTTGATTTTGTAAACCTACAACTCTTCCCGAGTTTGAAAGATAAGCTGAACCTGCAAAATAAACGTGCTCAGGTCATACACAGCATGTTCGAAGATGCATACAACTACATGAAGTCGGGTACCTTGCTGCGTCAGGTGATCAATAAAATCTGCGAAATTGATTTTAATACCAAAAACGACCGCCATACCTTTGGAACCATTTACGAGCAAATACTAAAGGACCTGCAAAGTGCCGGAAATGCCGGAGAGTTTTATACGCCCCGTGCAGTCACCACTTTTATTGTCGACCGCGTAGATCCGAAACTGGAGGAAATTGTCTTCGACCCGGCCTGTGGTACCGGAGGATTCCTGAGCAATGTGATTGAATACAAACGGGAGCACTATGTACAAAGTACCGAAGAGGAAGAAGTCCTGCAAAACAGCATCCGGGGTGTAGAGAAAAAAGCCCTGCCTCATATGTTGTGTACCACCAATATGATTCTGCACGGCATTGAAACACCCGTACATATCCGACACGACAATACCCTGAGCCGTCCGCTGGTGGACTACACACCCAAAGATCGGGTACATGTAATTGTTACCAATCCGCCTTTTGGGGGAATGGAAGAAGACGGCATCGAAAACAATTTTCCATCGTCCTATCGTACCCGTGAAACAGCTGATCTGTTTATGACCCTGATCATTCACCTGCTAAAAGAGAACGGACGTGCCGCCGTGGTATTGCCGGACGGATTTCTGTTTGGCGAAGGAATCAAAACCCGTATCAAGGAAAAACTGATGGACGAATGCAACCTGCATACCATTGTGCGACTGCCTAATGGCGTGTTTAATCCCTATACCGGTATCCGCACCAATATACTCTTCTTTACCAAAGGAACGAAAACCGAACAGGTGTGGTATTACGAGCATCCGTACCCCGATGGCGTAAAGAGTTACAACAAAAGCAAACCCATGCGTTTCGAAGAGTTTGCTACCGAAATTGCCTGGTGGGGGAGCGAAGCTGATGGATTTGCGGCACGGGTGGAAAACGAACAAGCCTGGAAAGTAAGCATAGAAGATATTAAAGCCAGTAACTACAATCTGGATATTAAAAACCCACATGTAAGCGAACAGATCAATCACGACCCCGAAAAGCTGCTGCTGAAATATCAGGTGCAACAAACCCGTATTAGTGACTTGCGCGATAAATTAAAAGCCATCATCAGCGTGGCATTGAATGAAGCTAACTAA
- a CDS encoding glycoside hydrolase family 43 protein, translating into MKKIGTLLLLLVISSANLLLAQANKAQNPIIFADVPDMSMTRVGDTYYMSSTTMHMSPGVPIMKSKDLVNWKIVSYAYDTLANIDAMNLVNGKSTYGRGSWASTIKYHKGQFYVTTFAQTTGKTYIFTTKNIEKGPWKTVSFKPAYHDCNLFFDDNGHNYLIYGNHKLHIVELNEEMTGVKAETDHILIEDATAPSGKPGLGAEGSQVFKVNGKYYLMNITWPSGQGSMRTVVLHRADNIMGPWEGKVALKDLGVAQGGLIDTPDGRWFSYLFRDYGSVGRIPYLVPVKWEDGWPVFGVDGKVPEILDLPVSKGLVPGIVNNDEFTRKPGERVLPLVWQWNHNPDNSLWSLKERPGYLRLKTGRIDTLFLKARNTLTQRTFGPQCSGITSVDVSHLKNGDFAGLCALQRKFGLVGVKMEKGAKYVYMVSNKTDKPTELQSIPLSQNKIYLKIECNFRDKVDIAKFFYSLDGKTWNVIGDSLKMEYTLMEHFMGYRFGLYAYSSKTPGGYADFDWFHISDKISK; encoded by the coding sequence ATGAAAAAAATTGGAACTTTACTATTACTTCTCGTTATTTCAAGTGCAAACTTACTCTTGGCTCAAGCCAATAAAGCACAGAATCCGATTATTTTTGCCGATGTCCCCGATATGTCGATGACCCGTGTGGGCGACACTTATTATATGAGCAGCACCACCATGCACATGAGTCCCGGCGTGCCAATTATGAAATCGAAAGATCTTGTGAATTGGAAGATTGTGAGTTATGCTTACGACACGCTGGCAAATATAGATGCCATGAACCTTGTAAACGGCAAAAGTACTTATGGCAGAGGCTCGTGGGCCAGTACTATCAAATATCACAAAGGACAATTCTATGTTACCACTTTTGCTCAAACAACGGGTAAAACCTATATTTTCACGACGAAGAATATAGAAAAAGGGCCTTGGAAAACCGTTTCGTTTAAGCCTGCTTATCACGATTGCAATCTCTTTTTCGACGATAACGGACACAATTACCTGATTTATGGGAATCATAAATTACACATTGTTGAGCTTAACGAAGAAATGACCGGCGTGAAAGCTGAAACTGATCATATACTTATAGAAGATGCGACAGCTCCGTCCGGAAAGCCGGGACTTGGAGCCGAAGGTTCTCAGGTTTTCAAAGTAAACGGGAAATACTACCTGATGAACATAACATGGCCGAGTGGACAAGGAAGCATGCGTACTGTGGTGCTTCACCGGGCCGACAATATTATGGGTCCTTGGGAAGGCAAGGTAGCACTTAAAGATTTAGGAGTAGCTCAGGGAGGGCTGATAGATACCCCCGATGGTCGATGGTTTTCGTACTTGTTTCGCGATTACGGTTCGGTAGGCCGCATTCCTTACCTCGTTCCTGTAAAATGGGAAGATGGGTGGCCTGTGTTTGGTGTTGACGGCAAAGTGCCCGAAATTCTTGATCTGCCAGTCAGCAAAGGATTAGTACCCGGTATTGTAAACAATGATGAATTTACCCGTAAACCCGGAGAACGAGTTTTGCCTTTGGTGTGGCAGTGGAATCACAATCCTGATAACTCTCTTTGGTCGTTGAAAGAGCGGCCCGGCTACTTGCGTCTCAAAACCGGACGAATCGATACTTTGTTCCTGAAAGCAAGAAATACACTTACACAACGTACTTTCGGTCCCCAATGCTCGGGGATTACTTCGGTCGATGTTTCGCATCTGAAAAATGGAGACTTTGCCGGTTTGTGTGCTCTGCAACGCAAATTTGGTCTTGTGGGCGTTAAAATGGAAAAGGGAGCTAAATATGTTTATATGGTTAGTAACAAAACCGATAAACCGACCGAATTGCAAAGTATTCCTTTGTCTCAGAATAAAATCTATCTCAAAATTGAATGTAATTTCAGAGATAAAGTTGATATAGCCAAATTCTTCTACAGTCTCGACGGTAAAACGTGGAATGTTATTGGGGACTCGCTAAAAATGGAATACACGCTGATGGAACACTTTATGGGATACCGTTTTGGCCTGTATGCTTATTCGTCTAAAACCCCTGGTGGTTATGCAGACTTCGACTGGTTCCATATCTCCGATAAAATTTCCAAATAA
- a CDS encoding alpha/beta hydrolase-fold protein: MSRKRITLLLVFCNVIAVSTILAQSSLSGRSGISFGTTLDPQNQIRESQTLAKSLANSNSPQWKARGDQKRFYHFPEANADVPYRVCVPSNWDGKSKLPLVMFLHGGWNDESSYLDQNDKQLVKLADKYGYLLVSPLGYHAAYGNSLLLPAVFGQPYEAAKILAARTATKDSAQVLSEKDVINVLELVLNEYPVDRKEMFLIGHSMGSGGTWYLGAKYHNYWKALAPMSGPFLQEKGYPWNNIRRMSIFISEGTKATASLAGSRALRDWMRAQGFNIEYKEVDADHPGMVPLILPDVFDFLDRCRSEQ, translated from the coding sequence ATGAGCAGAAAGCGAATAACCTTGTTGTTGGTGTTCTGTAATGTGATTGCTGTGAGCACTATTCTTGCTCAATCCTCATTATCAGGGCGGAGTGGCATCTCATTTGGTACAACACTCGATCCTCAGAATCAGATTCGTGAATCACAAACACTTGCGAAATCACTGGCAAATTCCAACTCTCCGCAATGGAAAGCCAGAGGAGATCAGAAGAGATTCTATCATTTCCCTGAGGCAAATGCAGATGTGCCTTATCGTGTTTGTGTACCATCCAACTGGGATGGTAAGTCAAAATTACCCTTGGTGATGTTTCTACATGGCGGATGGAATGACGAGAGTTCATATCTGGATCAGAATGATAAGCAACTGGTGAAACTAGCCGACAAATATGGTTATTTGCTGGTTTCTCCTTTGGGTTACCATGCCGCCTATGGCAATTCACTATTATTGCCAGCCGTATTTGGTCAGCCGTACGAGGCTGCAAAAATTCTAGCTGCACGTACTGCCACGAAGGATAGCGCGCAGGTGTTGAGCGAAAAAGATGTTATAAATGTGCTTGAATTGGTATTGAATGAGTATCCGGTCGACCGCAAAGAAATGTTTCTTATCGGTCATTCGATGGGTAGTGGCGGAACCTGGTATCTGGGTGCAAAATACCACAATTACTGGAAAGCTTTGGCTCCGATGTCCGGCCCGTTTTTGCAAGAGAAGGGTTATCCGTGGAATAACATTCGTAGAATGTCCATCTTTATTTCCGAAGGAACAAAGGCAACAGCTTCATTGGCGGGAAGCCGGGCGCTGCGCGATTGGATGAGGGCACAGGGATTTAATATCGAATATAAAGAAGTGGATGCAGATCATCCGGGTATGGTTCCGCTTATTTTACCGGATGTATTTGACTTTTTAGATCGTTGTCGGTCGGAGCAATAG
- the hsdR gene encoding EcoAI/FtnUII family type I restriction enzme subunit R — MENIYKKEFSESDICDKYISPAIENAGWDKMTQIRREFPLTPGPVVVRGSMSMRNKKKRKFADYALFWEPGIPIGVVEAKDNNHSVSHGMQQALGYAEIMDVPSAFSSNGDGFASHNKTAAEGEDVETEFGMDEFPSPEVLWRRYKQYRNIADEQEDLILQPYYQDNSNKDPRYYQVEAINRTIEAVSRGQKRLLLVMATGTGKTYTTFQIIWRLWKSRTVKRVLFLVDRNILADQTKTNDFKPFGAVMTKIVNRKIDPSYEIYLGLYQAITGNNEDDKIFKNVSRDFFDLIVIDECHRGSAADDAAWHEILDYFDRAIQLGLTATPKETKYVSNITYFGESVYTYSLKQGIADGFLAPYKVIRIDIDKDVNGWTPPPGMKDDLGNELEAREYNQLDMDRILVLNQRTKLVANRVMQFLKATDPFAKTIIFCEDIDHAERMRKAIVNAAGKLATDNPRYVMRITGDSVEGKAELENFVFTESKFPVIATTSELMTTGVDAKMCKLIVLDKTIRSMTTFKQIIGRGTRIEEDYGKMFFTIMDFKRATELFHDPDFDGDPVVIYEPGEGDNPVPPDPPAGDGDDDDDDTDGGDDTTTVRKYYVRGVEVNILNERVEYYGENGQLITESYKDYSRNQLHEEYATLDDFLRSWNNADKKKVIIERLEEHGIILENLAEEVGKDYGDFDLICHIAFDQPPLTRRERAENVKKRNYFTKYGGQAREILEGLLENYANKGIVSIEDRKILKQNPFKQIGTPKEIINEAFGGLHNYEQALRELENEIYNHNKLA; from the coding sequence ATGGAAAACATTTACAAGAAAGAATTTAGCGAATCGGATATTTGCGATAAATACATCAGCCCGGCTATTGAAAACGCAGGATGGGATAAGATGACGCAGATCAGACGGGAATTTCCACTAACACCCGGACCGGTTGTAGTGCGGGGAAGCATGTCCATGCGCAACAAGAAAAAGCGGAAGTTTGCCGACTATGCTTTATTCTGGGAGCCAGGTATTCCGATAGGCGTTGTCGAAGCGAAGGATAACAATCATTCCGTGAGCCATGGTATGCAGCAGGCGTTGGGATATGCCGAAATCATGGATGTACCCAGTGCTTTTAGTTCCAATGGCGATGGCTTTGCCTCGCACAACAAAACTGCCGCCGAAGGCGAGGATGTGGAAACCGAATTCGGGATGGATGAATTTCCGTCACCTGAAGTCTTGTGGAGAAGATATAAACAATACCGAAATATTGCTGACGAACAGGAAGATCTTATTTTACAACCTTACTATCAGGATAATTCCAACAAAGACCCACGGTATTATCAGGTTGAAGCCATTAATCGTACCATTGAAGCGGTGTCACGCGGACAAAAACGCCTTCTACTGGTTATGGCAACGGGAACGGGCAAAACCTATACCACCTTTCAAATTATCTGGCGATTGTGGAAGTCGCGCACCGTCAAACGGGTTTTGTTTCTGGTAGATCGCAACATTCTGGCAGATCAAACCAAGACAAACGACTTCAAGCCTTTTGGCGCGGTAATGACTAAAATAGTGAATCGGAAAATTGATCCATCCTATGAAATATATCTTGGGCTTTATCAAGCCATTACCGGGAATAACGAGGATGATAAGATTTTTAAAAATGTATCGCGAGACTTCTTTGATCTGATTGTAATTGATGAGTGTCATAGAGGAAGTGCTGCCGATGATGCTGCCTGGCATGAGATACTGGACTATTTCGATCGTGCCATTCAGCTCGGACTTACGGCTACACCCAAAGAAACAAAATACGTATCCAATATCACCTATTTTGGTGAATCAGTATATACTTACAGCCTAAAGCAAGGCATTGCCGATGGTTTTCTGGCGCCATACAAAGTGATCCGCATTGACATCGACAAAGATGTCAATGGATGGACACCCCCTCCGGGTATGAAGGATGATTTAGGGAACGAACTGGAAGCTCGGGAGTACAACCAGTTGGATATGGATCGCATTTTGGTACTGAACCAACGTACCAAGCTCGTTGCCAATCGAGTTATGCAGTTCCTAAAAGCAACTGATCCATTTGCTAAAACCATTATTTTTTGCGAAGATATTGACCATGCCGAACGCATGCGCAAAGCCATTGTCAATGCGGCAGGAAAATTGGCCACCGATAACCCACGTTATGTGATGCGTATCACTGGAGACAGCGTGGAAGGTAAGGCGGAATTAGAGAACTTTGTTTTTACCGAGAGTAAGTTTCCGGTAATAGCGACTACTTCCGAATTGATGACGACCGGGGTAGATGCAAAAATGTGTAAGCTTATTGTGCTGGACAAAACCATACGCTCTATGACTACGTTCAAGCAGATTATCGGACGGGGTACCCGCATTGAAGAAGATTACGGCAAAATGTTTTTTACCATCATGGATTTTAAGCGGGCTACCGAATTGTTTCATGATCCTGATTTTGATGGTGATCCGGTTGTGATATACGAACCGGGCGAGGGTGACAATCCGGTTCCGCCTGATCCTCCTGCTGGCGATGGAGATGATGATGACGACGACACAGATGGAGGCGACGACACTACTACCGTGCGGAAATATTATGTCAGAGGAGTCGAGGTAAATATACTCAACGAGAGGGTGGAGTATTATGGAGAAAACGGACAGTTGATCACTGAATCATATAAAGATTATTCCCGCAACCAGTTACATGAAGAATATGCTACACTTGATGATTTTTTACGAAGCTGGAACAATGCCGATAAGAAAAAAGTCATCATAGAACGACTGGAAGAGCATGGAATTATACTGGAAAATTTAGCTGAAGAAGTCGGTAAAGACTATGGCGATTTTGACCTGATCTGTCACATTGCTTTTGACCAGCCGCCACTTACACGCCGAGAACGAGCCGAGAATGTCAAAAAACGCAATTACTTTACTAAATACGGAGGACAGGCACGAGAAATACTGGAGGGTTTATTGGAAAACTATGCCAATAAAGGAATTGTATCAATCGAAGATCGGAAGATACTGAAGCAAAATCCTTTCAAACAAATAGGTACCCCAAAGGAAATTATAAACGAAGCATTTGGCGGATTGCACAACTATGAACAGGCACTCCGTGAACTGGAAAACGAAATATATAATCATAATAAATTAGCATGA
- a CDS encoding alpha-L-arabinofuranosidase C-terminal domain-containing protein, which yields MKTRFRNSRYRKIALIGSSIVFFLCFQSFAIDKAKISVDVNKPGHAIAPNLFGIFFEDINLSADGGIYPELVRNRSFEDADTLQNWKFTSANNQSKALVCTANVLSRQPVTPLNAFNRKSLLIDANGLFKMENEGYFGMNAVQGNSYTFKMAARTSTNFNSSVKVRLVGSNGKELASGEIKGFDEKWQYFSLTLTPSTTDPKAHLEISGEGTGKLYLDMVSLMPDKTWKNSGLRVDLAQAIDALHPKFFRFPGGCWVEGEDFEHMYHWKNTIGNIDSRTSLWNIWGYNATHGLGYHEYLQMAEDLGAEPLFCINAGVSHKETVSTDRIGPWIQDALDAIEYANGPLTSVWGSIRAKNGHPAPFNLKYLEIGNENFGKEYFANYELIAKAVLAKYPDMKLIANDWSGGHPTEPSPELIDEHYYNNPDWFVLNATKYDGYDRKGPKIFIGEYAVTSGSGKGNLRGAIGEAAWMTGMERNSDIVEMGAYAPLFCNANHKRWPINLINYDSYRWYGLPSYYVQEMFANNQGTVTLPVNVEGGPQVEMPSSSGRIGLGTWNNTAEFKDLKVVAPDGKMLYQSDFSKSIDDWTKTGQGDWSVKDGILKQSAIATGVTAFVGDKSWKNYTVTLKARKLSGENGFQIYFHNTGKGERIRWDIGGYNNTTNEMQIGLNAGSMKGSLEPGRWYDVKLEILDNAVKGYLDGKLVQEVSNGQLNTKSICASASRDDKSGDIIVKVVNTAAIAVKTTIALQGVTNITGTGTAIVLTSANALDENTLDAPTKVAPKTETVKFSGTKINRSFPANSLTILRLSNNK from the coding sequence ATGAAAACAAGATTTAGAAATTCTCGCTATAGGAAAATTGCGCTAATTGGATCGTCCATCGTTTTTTTTCTTTGTTTCCAGTCTTTCGCTATTGACAAAGCAAAGATATCGGTTGACGTAAATAAACCAGGGCATGCTATTGCTCCAAATTTATTCGGAATCTTCTTTGAAGATATTAACCTCTCTGCCGATGGCGGTATCTACCCGGAACTGGTGCGTAACCGTTCTTTTGAAGATGCCGATACGCTTCAGAACTGGAAATTTACTAGCGCTAACAATCAAAGTAAAGCATTGGTTTGTACGGCCAATGTGCTGTCTCGCCAACCAGTCACTCCACTTAACGCATTCAACCGCAAATCATTATTGATCGATGCAAATGGTCTTTTTAAGATGGAAAATGAAGGCTATTTTGGCATGAATGCCGTTCAGGGAAACAGCTACACATTTAAAATGGCAGCAAGGACTTCCACTAATTTCAACTCTTCGGTGAAGGTCAGACTTGTTGGTTCCAACGGAAAAGAGCTTGCTTCGGGAGAAATAAAGGGGTTTGATGAAAAATGGCAATATTTTTCGCTGACACTTACTCCTTCAACCACTGATCCTAAGGCTCATCTCGAAATTTCGGGAGAAGGAACCGGCAAATTGTACCTCGATATGGTTTCGTTGATGCCTGACAAAACTTGGAAAAATAGTGGCTTACGGGTTGATTTAGCACAAGCTATCGATGCACTTCATCCAAAGTTTTTCCGCTTTCCCGGAGGTTGCTGGGTAGAAGGCGAAGATTTTGAACATATGTATCATTGGAAAAATACGATTGGTAACATCGATTCGCGTACGTCGTTGTGGAATATCTGGGGCTACAATGCCACACACGGCCTAGGTTACCACGAATATCTGCAAATGGCAGAAGATTTGGGAGCCGAACCTTTGTTCTGCATCAATGCCGGTGTTTCTCACAAGGAGACGGTATCTACCGATCGCATTGGGCCTTGGATACAGGATGCTCTGGATGCAATTGAGTATGCCAATGGCCCGCTAACTTCGGTTTGGGGCAGCATCCGTGCAAAAAATGGTCATCCGGCACCCTTTAATCTGAAGTATCTCGAAATTGGAAACGAAAACTTCGGGAAAGAATATTTTGCCAACTATGAGCTGATTGCAAAAGCTGTGTTGGCAAAATATCCGGACATGAAACTTATCGCTAATGACTGGTCGGGAGGCCATCCAACAGAACCCAGTCCTGAGTTGATTGACGAACACTACTACAACAATCCGGACTGGTTTGTGTTGAATGCAACAAAATATGATGGTTACGACCGTAAAGGTCCGAAGATTTTTATTGGAGAATATGCCGTTACAAGCGGTTCCGGAAAAGGAAATTTGCGAGGAGCTATTGGCGAAGCTGCTTGGATGACCGGTATGGAACGCAATTCCGATATTGTTGAAATGGGTGCTTATGCACCACTTTTCTGTAATGCCAATCACAAGCGCTGGCCTATCAATTTGATTAACTACGATAGTTACCGCTGGTATGGGTTGCCAAGTTACTATGTGCAGGAAATGTTTGCAAACAATCAGGGTACAGTTACGTTGCCTGTTAACGTGGAAGGTGGTCCGCAGGTCGAAATGCCAAGTTCTTCCGGTCGAATTGGATTGGGAACATGGAATAATACGGCAGAATTTAAAGACCTGAAAGTGGTAGCTCCAGATGGTAAGATGCTGTATCAATCCGATTTTTCAAAGAGTATTGACGATTGGACAAAAACCGGACAGGGTGACTGGTCGGTTAAGGATGGTATTCTGAAACAATCGGCAATTGCAACCGGTGTTACTGCTTTTGTTGGAGACAAATCGTGGAAGAATTATACAGTCACTTTGAAGGCACGCAAACTTTCGGGAGAAAACGGATTTCAGATTTACTTCCATAATACAGGTAAAGGTGAACGCATACGCTGGGATATTGGTGGTTACAATAACACGACCAACGAAATGCAAATCGGACTCAATGCCGGAAGCATGAAAGGATCGCTGGAACCGGGTCGTTGGTATGATGTCAAACTTGAAATTTTGGACAATGCAGTGAAGGGTTATTTGGATGGAAAATTGGTGCAGGAAGTATCAAACGGACAGTTGAATACGAAGAGTATTTGTGCCAGCGCTTCGCGCGACGATAAATCAGGCGATATTATTGTGAAAGTAGTGAATACTGCCGCTATTGCTGTTAAAACGACTATTGCCCTGCAAGGAGTAACTAATATAACCGGAACCGGAACAGCTATTGTGTTAACTTCGGCCAACGCGTTGGATGAGAATACATTGGATGCACCAACCAAAGTTGCGCCTAAAACGGAAACTGTGAAATTCTCAGGGACAAAAATTAACCGTTCATTCCCGGCTAATTCGCTGACAATATTACGCTTATCAAATAATAAATAA